The Aerococcaceae bacterium DSM 111021 genome includes a region encoding these proteins:
- a CDS encoding P-II family nitrogen regulator has product MWYLIYAVVPSGRSGEVIRLAEQAGSQGGTVIHGKGIGRKPKRFLHFEVEPMREIIWIIVEKEKYPEVSQVIYQNMDLDKPGQGIVFVEPLSEVHGLVNQKPAE; this is encoded by the coding sequence ATGTGGTATTTAATCTATGCAGTCGTACCTAGTGGTCGTTCCGGGGAAGTCATTCGCTTAGCTGAACAAGCAGGTTCACAGGGTGGTACAGTTATTCACGGAAAAGGAATTGGGAGAAAGCCCAAGCGGTTCTTACACTTTGAAGTAGAGCCCATGCGCGAAATCATCTGGATTATTGTTGAGAAAGAAAAGTATCCAGAAGTGAGTCAAGTAATCTACCAAAACATGGATCTAGATAAACCAGGTCAAGGTATCGTGTTTGTAGAACCATTGAGCGAGGTTCATGGTTTAGTTAACCAAAAACCAGCTGAATAA